One stretch of Arachis hypogaea cultivar Tifrunner chromosome 20, arahy.Tifrunner.gnm2.J5K5, whole genome shotgun sequence DNA includes these proteins:
- the LOC112783377 gene encoding probable protein phosphatase 2C 59 produces the protein MGYLNSGVSSSSQVHAADDAPASGGGLSHNGKFSYGYASCAGKRSSMEDFYETRVDGVDGEIVGLFGVFDGHGGVRAAEYVKKNLFSNLISHPKFISDTKSAIADAYNHTDSEFLKSENTHNRDAGSTASTAILVGDRLLVANVGDSRAVICRGGNAIAVSRDHKPDQTDERQRIEDAGGFVMWAGTWRVGGVLAVSRAFGDRLLKQYVVADPEIKEEKVDSSLEFLILASDGLWDVVSNEEAVAMVKPIEDAEEAAKKLLKEAIQRGSADNITCVVVRFLMDQGGASASSNDTTTSANSVTPSL, from the exons ATGGGGTATCTCAATTCAGGTGTGTCCTCTTCAAGCCAAGTTCATGCTGCAGATGATGCACCTGCCAGTGGAGGTGGTCTCAG TCATAATGGCAAATTCAGTTATGGATATGCTAGCTGCGCCGGAAAGAGGTCTTCAATGGAAGACTTTTATGAAACAAGAGTTGATGGTGTGGATGGTGAAATCGTTGGCCTTTTCGGAGTTTTTGATG GTCATGGTGGTGTTCGTGCTGCTGAGTATGTCAAGAAAAACCTGTTTAGTAATTTGATCAGTCATCCAAAATTCATATCCGACACTAAATCTGCGATAG CTGATGCGTACAACCATACCGACTCAGAATTTCTGAAATCCGAAAATACTCATAACAGAGATGCTGGTTCAACTGCTTCTACTGCAATTCTAGTTGGTGACCGTTTGCTTGTTGCAAATGTTGGGGACTCCAGAGCTGTTATATGCAGGGGTGGTAATG CCATTGCTGTTTCTCGAGATCACAAGCCAGACCAAACTGATGAGAGACAAAGGATTGAAGATGCAGGGGGCTTTGTTATGTGGGCTG GAACTTGGAGAGTTGGTGGTGTTCTCGCCGTTTCTCGTGCATTTGGAGATAGGCTCCTGAAGCAGTATGTTGTTGCTGATCCAGAAATCAAG GAAGAAAAGGTCGACAGCTCGCTCGAGTTTCTTATATTGGCAAGTGATGGCCTATGGGATGTTGTCTCAAATGAG GAAGCTGTGGCTATGGTGAAACCAATAGAGGATGCAGAGGAGGCAGCAAAGAAATTGTTGAAAGAAGCAATTCAGAGAGGAAGTGCTGACAATATCACTTGTGTTGTTGTTCGTTTCTTGATGGACCAAGGTGGTGCTTCTGCCTCTTCTAATGATACCACCACCTCTGCCAATTCTGTTACCCCGTCTCTGTAA